In Lewinellaceae bacterium, a single window of DNA contains:
- a CDS encoding 2-oxoglutarate oxidoreductase, with translation MFGIKQDFICELPKKYFTLSNYEKGVARWCPGCGDHAVLSAVQRLCRDEQLPPEKTVFVSGIGCSSRFPHYMNTYGFHGLHGRAFPVACGVKFRRPDLNVFVITGDGDCCSIGAGAWIHAIRYNMNITTILFDNQIYGMTKKQTSPTSRLGTISNTHPTGSVLPPVNPLQTSLGMTNASFVAQTADWVPGHLFATIKAGYEHPGFAFIKVIMRCSKFMGPLVEEMTANRDAVSILTHENGIQPDDGTLRAYKHHHPHDPSDINAARELAEDRDVSYLGLFYQNKEAIRYDVYGAHNLGFTPEEKIAAVNAHLDKYAV, from the coding sequence ATGTTTGGAATAAAACAAGATTTTATATGCGAACTGCCCAAGAAATATTTCACCCTCAGCAATTATGAAAAGGGGGTTGCTCGCTGGTGCCCGGGATGTGGCGACCATGCAGTCCTTTCCGCTGTTCAAAGGCTTTGCCGCGATGAACAACTGCCACCCGAAAAAACGGTCTTCGTATCGGGTATCGGCTGCTCCAGCCGCTTTCCCCATTACATGAACACCTATGGGTTTCACGGCCTGCACGGCCGGGCTTTCCCGGTGGCCTGCGGCGTTAAGTTCCGCCGCCCCGACCTGAATGTCTTCGTCATTACCGGCGACGGCGACTGTTGCTCCATCGGGGCCGGCGCCTGGATTCACGCCATACGGTACAACATGAACATCACGACGATCCTGTTCGACAACCAGATCTACGGGATGACCAAAAAGCAAACTTCCCCGACCTCCCGGCTGGGCACGATTTCCAATACCCATCCTACGGGTTCGGTGTTGCCGCCGGTCAATCCGTTGCAGACATCGCTGGGCATGACGAATGCCTCTTTCGTCGCGCAGACCGCCGACTGGGTGCCGGGGCACCTCTTCGCCACCATCAAGGCCGGTTATGAACATCCCGGTTTTGCCTTTATCAAGGTGATCATGCGCTGCTCCAAATTCATGGGCCCGCTGGTCGAGGAGATGACCGCCAACCGGGACGCCGTTTCTATCCTGACGCACGAGAACGGCATCCAACCGGATGACGGCACCCTCCGCGCCTATAAGCACCATCACCCTCACGATCCTTCCGACATCAACGCTGCCCGCGAACTGGCCGAAGACAGGGATGTTTCCTACCTGGGCCTGTTCTACCAAAATAAGGAAGCGATACGTTATGACGTCTACGGCGCTCACAACCTGGGCTTTACGCCGGAAGAGAAAATCGCCGCCGTCAATGCGCATTTGGACAAGTATGCGGTTTAA
- a CDS encoding 2-oxoacid:acceptor oxidoreductase subunit alpha — translation MKDGNGRLAASPGPKTLNRRVIKEHILEIVSDSGEGAQKAGQSFGAVSAKMGNGVWTVEIIPADIQPPPRTKESASGIRIRFGSGKITNAGDEADMLVAFNEIVPYTRIDQNAYREGTIVLIESKWGTDESEEIRKSYAAAIQDFKRRAFVVYEIPMEEECLKLTPNPKKGKNMWVLGMLSHIYGRDMEKAAAQIEYIFRSKSRAVVDSNLKLLQAGYEWAREHLDLCYEIPSAEAGEELVVMNGNEALSFGIQAAGIELCSMYPITPATSTSHHLAECIQSSGGIIHQAEDEIAAVGFAIGASYAGKTTVTITSGPGIALKTEFLGLAVMAEVPLVVIDVQRGGPSTGLPTKVEQSDLLAVLYGQPGDSPKVVLAPSTIEECFHFVILARKVAESFRMPVILLTDANLATGVQPFPRPQLREEWLSPPVDQSPWKEGVTAYGWDEKTGLSQRPVPGQTGGEYTLTGLAHSSAAKVTYLPEVNQKTASLRSRKLATFGRTLKPPQIHGDEEGGLLLVGWGSTRGAIEEAVDKAREQGAKVSSIHLRFLSPLEPGLKDIFKRFDKVMTIEINYSDSLEDPMITPDNRRYAQLAWILRAQTLVDVDCFSNVYGQPLRPGKILARIQRELNF, via the coding sequence ATGAAAGATGGAAATGGGCGCCTGGCTGCTTCTCCTGGCCCGAAAACATTGAACCGGCGCGTAATCAAAGAACATATCCTGGAGATCGTCAGCGACTCCGGAGAAGGCGCCCAAAAGGCAGGGCAGAGTTTCGGAGCGGTTTCCGCCAAAATGGGCAATGGCGTGTGGACTGTGGAGATCATTCCGGCCGATATCCAGCCGCCACCGCGAACCAAGGAAAGCGCTTCCGGCATCCGCATCCGTTTTGGGTCGGGAAAGATCACCAATGCCGGCGATGAGGCCGACATGCTGGTGGCCTTCAACGAAATCGTCCCTTACACCCGCATCGACCAGAATGCCTACCGGGAAGGTACTATCGTGCTCATTGAGAGCAAATGGGGGACGGATGAGTCGGAAGAGATCAGGAAAAGCTACGCTGCCGCCATTCAGGATTTTAAGCGCCGGGCTTTCGTCGTCTACGAAATTCCCATGGAAGAGGAATGCCTGAAACTGACTCCTAACCCCAAGAAGGGGAAAAACATGTGGGTTTTGGGCATGCTTTCTCATATATACGGCCGCGACATGGAAAAAGCGGCAGCCCAGATCGAATACATCTTTCGATCCAAATCCCGGGCGGTGGTCGACTCCAACCTGAAATTGCTGCAGGCTGGCTACGAGTGGGCCCGGGAGCATCTCGACCTGTGCTATGAAATCCCCTCTGCCGAAGCCGGGGAAGAACTGGTGGTGATGAACGGCAACGAGGCGCTCAGTTTCGGCATTCAGGCGGCCGGCATCGAGTTGTGCTCCATGTACCCCATTACTCCCGCCACTTCCACCTCCCACCATCTTGCCGAATGCATTCAATCGTCGGGCGGTATCATCCATCAGGCCGAAGACGAGATCGCAGCAGTGGGTTTTGCCATCGGCGCTTCCTATGCTGGAAAAACAACGGTTACCATTACCTCCGGCCCCGGGATCGCCCTGAAAACGGAGTTCCTGGGCCTTGCTGTCATGGCGGAAGTGCCCCTGGTGGTCATCGACGTGCAGCGGGGAGGGCCTTCCACTGGCCTGCCCACCAAAGTAGAGCAGAGCGACCTGCTGGCGGTGCTGTACGGCCAGCCGGGCGATTCGCCCAAAGTAGTATTGGCGCCGTCCACCATCGAAGAGTGTTTTCACTTCGTCATCCTGGCGCGCAAGGTCGCCGAATCTTTCCGCATGCCGGTCATCCTGCTGACTGACGCCAACCTGGCCACTGGGGTACAACCCTTCCCCCGCCCACAGCTTCGCGAAGAATGGCTGTCGCCCCCGGTAGACCAAAGCCCCTGGAAGGAAGGCGTCACGGCCTACGGCTGGGATGAAAAAACGGGCCTCAGCCAACGCCCCGTCCCCGGCCAAACGGGCGGGGAGTACACCCTAACCGGCCTGGCCCACAGTTCTGCGGCCAAGGTGACTTACCTGCCGGAAGTCAACCAGAAAACCGCCTCCCTGCGGAGCCGCAAGCTGGCCACCTTTGGGCGCACGCTGAAACCGCCCCAAATCCACGGCGATGAAGAGGGGGGGCTGCTGCTCGTCGGCTGGGGTTCTACCCGAGGCGCCATCGAAGAGGCGGTGGACAAGGCGCGCGAACAGGGGGCAAAGGTGTCTTCCATCCACCTGCGTTTCCTCAGCCCGCTGGAGCCTGGCCTGAAGGATATTTTCAAGCGGTTCGATAAAGTAATGACCATTGAGATCAACTACAGCGATTCGCTGGAAGACCCGATGATCACTCCGGACAACCGCCGCTATGCTCAGCTGGCCTGGATACTCAGAGCACAGACGTTGGTGGATGTAGACTGCTTCTCCAATGTGTACGGGCAGCCTCTGCGCCCAGGGAAAATACTGGCCAGGATCCAAAGAGAGTTAAACTTTTAA
- a CDS encoding cyclase family protein: protein MKQFSVVLMMITLAACQPAEQAPKEGFPAGRWVDLSHPFDENTIYWPTAESFRLDTVAEGVTDKGYYYSAYSFCAAEHGGTHMDAPVHFARGKNAVEQIPLEQLIGPAIVVDVSDKALENRDYLIQVSDFEAWEQANGRIPQGAIVLVNTGSAQFWPDRQKYMGTEERGVEAVPKLHFPGLHPDAARWLAEERAIKAFGLDTPSIDYGQSTNFESHQILGAANIPGLENIANLGQLPPKGSWAIGLPMLIRHGSGAPLRIIALAPEG from the coding sequence ATGAAACAGTTTTCTGTTGTTCTGATGATGATAACCCTGGCGGCTTGCCAGCCTGCAGAGCAGGCGCCAAAAGAAGGGTTTCCCGCCGGGCGGTGGGTTGACCTGAGCCACCCTTTCGACGAGAACACCATTTACTGGCCGACAGCAGAAAGCTTCCGGCTGGATACGGTGGCCGAGGGCGTAACCGACAAGGGGTACTACTATTCAGCCTACTCCTTTTGCGCCGCCGAACACGGAGGCACCCACATGGACGCTCCGGTTCATTTTGCCCGGGGCAAAAACGCTGTCGAGCAAATACCTCTCGAACAACTCATCGGCCCGGCCATAGTGGTGGACGTTTCGGATAAGGCTTTGGAAAACCGGGACTACCTGATCCAGGTATCGGATTTCGAGGCGTGGGAACAAGCCAACGGGCGGATACCCCAAGGGGCCATCGTTCTGGTCAATACAGGCAGCGCCCAATTTTGGCCGGACCGGCAAAAGTACATGGGCACGGAAGAGCGGGGAGTAGAAGCCGTGCCGAAACTCCACTTTCCCGGCTTGCATCCCGATGCCGCCCGGTGGCTGGCCGAAGAACGGGCAATTAAGGCTTTCGGGCTGGATACGCCCAGCATCGACTACGGGCAGTCCACCAATTTCGAAAGCCATCAAATACTGGGCGCTGCCAACATCCCCGGGCTCGAGAACATTGCCAACCTCGGCCAGCTTCCACCCAAAGGCAGCTGGGCCATTGGCTTGCCCATGCTCATCCGGCACGGCAGCGGAGCTCCATTGAGGATCATAGCGCTGGCGCCGGAGGGCTGA
- a CDS encoding SDR family oxidoreductase, whose product MERPVALITGAASGIGRHFVLSNREQFRWAATDIQESALLAVLGGETEHFLPLKLDVSDAQSWKVAIGACLEKFDRIDYLFNVAGVSLPRFIVDANERHIDQHLDINTKGVLYGTTQVAQVMEKQGQGHIINIASLAGIAPVPGMSYYTASKFAVRGFSLAAALELREKNIFVTVICPDLVRTPMFEHQLTLPKESALSFSGSTRLLSVEDVEKAIHKAIRKKPLELTLPPARGALAKIGGTFSGLAWLLYRRLYRKGLRNAEKLKNL is encoded by the coding sequence ATGGAACGTCCTGTCGCCCTCATCACCGGCGCCGCCAGCGGGATTGGCCGCCATTTTGTCCTTTCCAACCGGGAACAGTTCCGCTGGGCCGCCACCGACATTCAGGAATCGGCGCTGCTTGCCGTTTTAGGAGGAGAAACGGAGCATTTCCTCCCCTTGAAATTAGATGTCAGCGATGCTCAAAGCTGGAAGGTGGCCATCGGGGCCTGCCTGGAAAAGTTCGACCGGATCGACTATCTTTTTAATGTGGCCGGCGTTTCCCTTCCTCGCTTCATTGTTGATGCTAATGAACGCCACATCGACCAACACCTGGATATCAATACCAAAGGGGTGTTGTACGGCACTACCCAAGTAGCGCAGGTGATGGAAAAGCAAGGCCAGGGCCACATCATCAATATTGCTTCCCTGGCGGGCATTGCCCCGGTTCCGGGCATGTCGTACTACACCGCCTCAAAATTCGCCGTGCGGGGCTTCTCCCTGGCGGCGGCGCTGGAATTGCGGGAGAAGAACATTTTCGTCACGGTCATTTGCCCCGACCTGGTCCGCACGCCTATGTTCGAACACCAGCTGACCCTGCCGAAGGAATCGGCGCTGAGCTTTTCCGGTTCTACCCGGTTGCTCTCTGTTGAGGATGTGGAAAAGGCTATTCATAAAGCCATACGGAAGAAACCGCTGGAGTTGACGCTGCCTCCTGCACGAGGTGCTTTGGCTAAAATCGGCGGCACGTTCAGCGGACTGGCCTGGCTGCTGTACCGCCGCCTTTACCGGAAAGGCCTGCGAAACGCTGAGAAATTGAAAAATTTGTAA
- a CDS encoding GNAT family N-acetyltransferase: MKITPYPDASSFLEENLSLLEQEEAANNLILGIALGIKQGASVYEKAHFLGVRKGGRSIFCALQTPPRNLLIYGPSEYSSGCASIVYDYVVQEGIAVPGFIGPKDVVEPFAGSWSMLAGCAWAVKQAMGVFQLKEVIPPLYSGGNLRKAGFEDKALAFRWMHAFYIEALGEADEAFCRQLVDRHLERGELFLWEDQEPASMAAATRRTRHGITVNAVYTPPEHRGKGYASNCVAQLSRQLLESGYEFCALFTNLSNPTSNKIYQAIGYQKVGEFVEVRPLKK, from the coding sequence ATGAAAATAACACCCTATCCGGATGCCAGTTCCTTTCTGGAAGAAAACCTTTCTTTACTGGAGCAGGAGGAAGCTGCCAACAATCTGATACTGGGCATAGCCCTGGGGATAAAGCAGGGCGCTTCCGTTTACGAAAAAGCCCATTTTCTGGGAGTAAGAAAGGGCGGGCGTTCTATTTTCTGCGCCCTGCAAACGCCTCCCCGCAATCTATTGATCTACGGGCCTTCTGAATACAGTTCGGGCTGCGCCTCTATTGTTTACGATTACGTTGTTCAGGAAGGCATAGCAGTGCCGGGCTTTATCGGCCCTAAGGATGTGGTGGAGCCCTTTGCAGGTTCCTGGAGCATGCTGGCAGGCTGCGCCTGGGCCGTCAAGCAGGCGATGGGGGTATTTCAGTTGAAAGAAGTTATTCCCCCCCTGTATTCCGGCGGCAACCTGCGAAAGGCAGGATTTGAAGACAAAGCATTGGCTTTCCGGTGGATGCATGCCTTTTACATAGAAGCTTTGGGCGAAGCCGACGAAGCATTCTGCCGGCAACTGGTGGACCGCCACCTGGAGCGCGGGGAGCTTTTTTTGTGGGAAGACCAGGAGCCGGCAAGCATGGCTGCCGCCACCCGCCGCACCCGCCACGGGATTACCGTAAATGCAGTGTATACGCCACCGGAACATCGCGGGAAAGGCTATGCCAGCAATTGTGTCGCGCAGCTGAGCCGGCAACTGCTGGAAAGCGGATATGAGTTTTGCGCCTTGTTTACCAATCTGAGCAATCCCACTTCCAATAAAATTTACCAGGCCATTGGCTATCAGAAGGTGGGGGAATTTGTGGAGGTAAGGCCCTTAAAGAAGTGA
- a CDS encoding DEAD/DEAH box helicase: protein MNEFLALGLSQPVVDAIETLGYESPTPIQSQAIPQLLNNDTDFIGVAQTGTGKTAAFGLPLIEMVDPSLPVTQALILAPTRELCLQLSRELGQFAQFRKGLRILPVYGGADIGKQIRELKKGIQIVAATPGRLRDLMRRRAVDISKIQYIVLDEADEMLNMGFKEEIDEILQATPESRLTWLFSATMPEEVRRISNQYMVKPFELSVGKPNAGNEDIDHQYVTVRPKDRYETLRRFLDYDSDVYGLVFCRTRRDAGELAEQLSRDGYRTDALHGDLSQAQRDRVMEGFRSRHIRILVATDVAARGIDVDNITHVFHHNIPEDLNFYTHRSGRTARAGRKGISLILAHPRDLGIIRRLEKRLKTQFSPVGIPSGQEIFEKRLLGFFQRIKKAEGHEAIKPLLPKLVEELEGISREDLIHRLASMTMSKGMRSHLNNKELSAKGNASRSNANSVELFINIGNLDVDGKAGFLSFVCSQSGIPGSAIGKIDMKSKHTFFQVDEDAAQKVVRAFDGTQYQGRDLRVNASKPSAGKKKGKKMGFKKGKKKYQGAWG from the coding sequence ATGAACGAATTTCTCGCGCTGGGGCTTTCCCAGCCGGTGGTCGATGCCATCGAAACGCTGGGCTACGAAAGCCCTACTCCTATCCAGTCTCAAGCCATTCCTCAGCTATTGAACAACGATACCGATTTCATCGGCGTGGCGCAAACCGGCACCGGAAAAACGGCGGCCTTCGGATTGCCGCTGATCGAAATGGTGGATCCTTCCCTGCCGGTGACGCAGGCGCTGATCCTGGCGCCAACGCGCGAATTGTGCCTTCAGCTCTCCCGCGAACTTGGGCAATTCGCCCAATTCCGGAAAGGCTTGCGCATCCTGCCGGTTTACGGAGGCGCCGACATCGGCAAGCAAATCCGGGAATTGAAGAAAGGCATACAGATCGTAGCCGCCACTCCGGGGCGCTTGAGGGACCTGATGCGCCGCCGCGCGGTAGACATCAGCAAGATCCAATACATCGTGCTCGACGAGGCCGACGAGATGCTCAACATGGGCTTTAAAGAAGAGATCGACGAAATCCTGCAGGCCACGCCGGAAAGCAGGCTGACCTGGCTGTTCTCCGCCACCATGCCGGAGGAAGTCCGCCGCATCTCCAACCAGTACATGGTCAAGCCTTTTGAACTGAGCGTGGGCAAGCCCAATGCCGGCAATGAAGATATCGACCATCAATACGTCACGGTGCGCCCCAAGGACCGCTATGAGACGCTGCGCCGCTTTCTGGACTACGACAGCGATGTCTACGGCCTGGTGTTCTGCCGCACCCGCCGCGATGCCGGCGAACTGGCCGAGCAGCTCAGCCGCGACGGCTACCGCACCGACGCGCTGCATGGCGACCTGAGCCAGGCCCAGCGCGACCGGGTGATGGAAGGCTTCCGTTCCCGCCATATCCGCATCCTGGTCGCCACGGATGTTGCCGCCCGCGGCATCGACGTAGACAACATCACGCACGTTTTCCACCACAATATCCCGGAAGACCTCAATTTTTACACCCACCGCTCCGGGCGCACCGCCAGGGCAGGCCGCAAAGGAATTTCCCTGATCCTGGCTCACCCCCGGGACCTGGGCATTATCCGGCGGCTGGAAAAGCGGTTGAAAACGCAGTTCAGCCCGGTAGGCATCCCCTCTGGCCAGGAGATTTTCGAGAAGCGCCTGCTCGGGTTCTTCCAGCGCATCAAAAAAGCCGAAGGGCACGAGGCCATCAAACCCCTGCTTCCCAAGCTGGTGGAGGAACTGGAAGGCATTTCCCGCGAAGACCTCATCCACCGCCTGGCCTCTATGACCATGAGCAAGGGGATGAGAAGCCACCTCAACAACAAAGAACTCAGCGCCAAAGGCAATGCGTCCCGCTCCAATGCGAACAGCGTGGAGCTGTTCATCAACATCGGCAACCTGGATGTAGACGGCAAGGCGGGCTTCCTGTCCTTTGTCTGCAGCCAGAGCGGCATACCCGGCAGCGCCATCGGCAAGATAGACATGAAGAGCAAACACACCTTTTTTCAAGTCGATGAAGATGCTGCCCAGAAAGTCGTCCGCGCCTTCGACGGCACTCAATACCAGGGCAGAGACCTGCGCGTCAACGCAAGCAAACCCAGTGCCGGCAAGAAGAAAGGGAAAAAAATGGGCTTCAAAAAAGGGAAGAAGAAGTACCAGGGAGCATGGGGATAA
- the glgP gene encoding alpha-glucan family phosphorylase has product MTDKKNTLPRVAYFCMEYGLDTRFKAYAGGLGILAGDYMKGAKAYDYPIVGIGIKWKQGYTDQLIGEDGKPYDTYHNYNYDDFMEDTGVSVNVSIRGRSVQCKVWKLEAFGNAPLYLLDTDVPGNEDAWITGQLYGWFGEERIAQEIVLGVGGVRALRSLGIDIDVFHFNEGHALFAGFELMREKMEDGMTFEEAWAASREQIVFTTHTPVVQGNESHPVDRLMYMEANLGMKPSQLRRLAGDPFNMTVGALRLSRKSNAVAKLHGKTANEMWKHIQGRSEIEAITNGIHLGTWVDSAMIEAAEKGKDLWAPHQKNKRALIRFIKEKNGIEFDENKLLIGFARRSVPYKRSDLIFSNPEVIAPYLEEGRIQIAFSGRAHPLDDRGKEIAANLVAMSEKYPKAVVFLENYDMEIGAHLTRGSDVWLNNPRRPKEASGTSGMKASMNGVLNLSILDGWWPEACQHGVNGWQIGDAFESKDETVQDNHDREALYKVLLKEVVPTYYDRPDKWKEMMKASILSTKDEFSVKRMLEEYYELLYKKG; this is encoded by the coding sequence ATGACGGATAAAAAGAACACCCTTCCCCGTGTGGCCTACTTTTGTATGGAATACGGGCTAGACACTCGCTTCAAAGCCTACGCCGGCGGCCTGGGCATCCTTGCCGGCGATTATATGAAAGGCGCTAAAGCGTACGATTATCCCATCGTCGGCATCGGCATCAAATGGAAGCAGGGCTATACCGACCAGTTGATCGGCGAGGACGGCAAGCCTTATGATACCTACCACAATTACAATTACGATGATTTCATGGAAGACACCGGCGTGTCGGTCAACGTCTCCATCCGCGGGCGCAGCGTACAGTGCAAGGTATGGAAGCTCGAGGCTTTCGGCAACGCCCCGCTCTACCTGCTGGATACCGATGTGCCGGGCAACGAGGACGCCTGGATCACCGGGCAGCTCTATGGCTGGTTTGGGGAAGAGCGCATTGCGCAGGAAATCGTATTGGGGGTAGGCGGCGTGCGTGCCCTTCGCTCCCTGGGCATCGACATTGACGTATTCCACTTCAACGAAGGCCATGCTCTCTTCGCCGGCTTTGAGCTGATGCGGGAAAAAATGGAGGATGGGATGACTTTCGAAGAAGCCTGGGCGGCCAGCCGCGAACAGATCGTTTTCACCACCCACACTCCGGTCGTGCAGGGCAATGAGTCGCATCCGGTTGACCGCCTGATGTACATGGAAGCCAACCTGGGCATGAAGCCCAGCCAGTTGCGGCGCCTGGCCGGCGACCCCTTCAATATGACCGTCGGCGCGCTGCGGTTGTCCAGAAAGTCTAATGCGGTGGCTAAACTGCATGGCAAAACGGCGAACGAGATGTGGAAACACATCCAGGGCCGCTCTGAGATCGAGGCCATTACCAACGGCATCCATCTTGGAACCTGGGTGGATAGCGCCATGATCGAAGCTGCCGAAAAAGGTAAAGACCTCTGGGCGCCGCACCAGAAAAACAAGCGCGCCCTGATCCGGTTCATCAAGGAAAAGAACGGGATAGAATTCGACGAAAACAAGCTGCTCATCGGTTTTGCCCGCCGCTCGGTGCCTTATAAGCGCAGCGACCTGATCTTCTCCAATCCGGAAGTGATCGCCCCCTACCTGGAAGAAGGCCGGATACAAATCGCCTTTTCCGGGCGGGCTCACCCCTTGGATGACCGCGGTAAGGAGATCGCCGCCAACCTGGTGGCCATGTCCGAAAAATACCCGAAGGCGGTCGTCTTCCTGGAGAACTACGATATGGAGATCGGCGCCCACCTCACCCGGGGTTCCGACGTATGGCTCAACAACCCGCGCCGCCCCAAGGAAGCCAGCGGCACCTCCGGCATGAAAGCCTCCATGAACGGCGTGCTCAACCTGAGTATCCTCGACGGCTGGTGGCCGGAAGCCTGCCAGCATGGCGTCAACGGCTGGCAGATCGGCGATGCCTTCGAAAGCAAAGACGAAACTGTGCAAGACAACCACGACCGGGAGGCGCTCTATAAGGTATTGCTGAAAGAGGTAGTGCCTACCTACTACGACCGGCCCGACAAGTGGAAGGAAATGATGAAGGCCAGCATCCTGAGCACCAAGGATGAGTTTTCTGTGAAGCGGATGCTGGAGGAGTATTATGAGTTGTTGTATAAGAAGGGGTGA
- a CDS encoding proline dehydrogenase family protein gives MLQVDFSDTQIAFADKSDAELRRSHLLFSLMNYPLLVKIGTRLATLALQLRLPVEGLVKATIYRQFCGGEDIAEARNVIDKLGESGIKTILDYGVEGKESEADFDRTAAYLSRTLEYAREDEDIHIISTKLSGLFRFALLEKVSSGEPLAKSEKEEYERGKARVDSICKAAFESGIGVHVDAEHSWIQGAIDEIAWEMSRRYNKGVPTVINAVQLYRKGRLQFLKDSLQHARDNDYLCALKLVRGAYMEKERERAREMGYPSPIHDSLQETHRAYNEGLKFCIEHIGEAYVCNATHNEESCRLQAEMMEAKGLDPGHPLVATAQLYGMSDNLSYNMAKAGFNVEKYLPYGPVREVVPYLIRRTQENTSVEGQMSRELQLIRKELRRRRGE, from the coding sequence ATGCTACAGGTAGATTTCTCTGATACCCAAATTGCATTTGCCGACAAAAGCGATGCAGAACTCCGCCGTTCCCATTTGCTCTTTTCACTGATGAACTACCCCTTGCTGGTAAAGATCGGCACCCGCCTGGCAACGCTGGCGCTCCAACTGAGGCTTCCGGTGGAAGGGCTGGTGAAAGCAACCATTTACCGGCAGTTTTGTGGCGGGGAAGACATTGCAGAGGCGCGCAATGTGATAGACAAACTGGGGGAGAGCGGCATTAAAACCATCCTGGATTACGGGGTGGAAGGCAAGGAAAGCGAAGCGGATTTTGACCGCACCGCCGCTTATCTTTCCCGAACCCTGGAATACGCCAGAGAAGATGAAGACATTCACATCATCTCTACCAAGCTCAGCGGCTTGTTTCGCTTCGCGTTGCTCGAAAAGGTAAGCAGCGGAGAACCGCTGGCTAAATCCGAAAAAGAAGAATACGAAAGGGGGAAGGCCCGCGTAGACAGCATCTGCAAAGCTGCTTTTGAATCCGGGATTGGCGTCCATGTCGATGCGGAACACAGTTGGATACAAGGGGCCATAGACGAGATCGCCTGGGAAATGTCGCGCCGATACAATAAAGGCGTGCCGACCGTGATCAATGCCGTTCAGCTTTACCGCAAAGGCCGCCTGCAGTTTTTAAAAGATTCCCTGCAACATGCCCGGGACAACGATTACCTCTGTGCCCTCAAGCTGGTCCGCGGCGCGTATATGGAAAAAGAACGGGAGCGCGCCCGCGAGATGGGGTACCCCAGCCCTATTCACGATAGCCTGCAGGAAACCCACCGGGCTTACAACGAGGGCCTGAAATTCTGCATCGAGCACATCGGCGAGGCCTACGTATGCAACGCCACCCACAACGAGGAAAGCTGCCGCCTCCAGGCGGAAATGATGGAGGCGAAGGGCCTGGACCCCGGCCATCCCCTGGTGGCGACCGCCCAGTTGTATGGCATGAGCGACAACCTTTCCTACAACATGGCCAAAGCCGGGTTTAACGTGGAAAAATACCTGCCCTACGGGCCGGTCCGCGAAGTGGTGCCCTACCTCATCCGCCGCACCCAGGAGAATACTTCCGTGGAAGGGCAGATGAGCCGGGAGTTGCAGCTGATCCGGAAAGAATTGCGGCGCAGGAGGGGGGAGTAG
- a CDS encoding YceI family protein has product MNTKNLFLIATILLLACSPAISQEGYTVKNFKMSVSGTSTLHDWESEATKASATADIGLAGAQLAEINSLNVTVAAKGIVSSKGRIMDNKTYDALKADKYPNITFRLDKATVNGSKVQATGQLAIAGKTQTVSLSATSKADGAGNITFSGSKALKMTDYGMEPPTALMGTIKTGDEVTIKYELTLTPSGADAGTR; this is encoded by the coding sequence ATGAATACCAAGAACTTGTTCCTAATCGCAACCATACTCCTGCTGGCTTGTTCGCCGGCCATCTCCCAGGAAGGGTACACCGTAAAAAACTTCAAGATGAGTGTCTCGGGCACCTCTACTTTACACGACTGGGAGTCGGAAGCAACCAAGGCCAGCGCCACTGCCGACATCGGCCTGGCAGGCGCCCAACTCGCTGAAATAAACAGCCTGAACGTGACAGTGGCCGCCAAAGGCATCGTCAGCTCCAAGGGCAGGATAATGGACAACAAAACTTATGATGCCCTGAAGGCGGACAAATACCCGAACATCACCTTCCGCCTGGACAAGGCCACGGTGAATGGCTCCAAGGTGCAAGCCACCGGCCAGCTGGCCATTGCAGGCAAAACCCAAACGGTTAGCCTGTCGGCAACGAGCAAAGCAGACGGCGCCGGCAACATCACCTTCAGCGGCAGCAAGGCCCTTAAGATGACGGACTACGGCATGGAACCGCCGACGGCCCTCATGGGCACCATCAAAACCGGCGACGAAGTCACCATCAAGTACGAACTAACGCTTACACCGAGTGGCGCAGATGCCGGCACTCGTTAA